A region from the Mercenaria mercenaria strain notata chromosome 7, MADL_Memer_1, whole genome shotgun sequence genome encodes:
- the LOC123554831 gene encoding protein Wnt-11b-2-like: protein MKMQLNAGMFVVHVAITLLLWMDFCSGVKWLALYKNRQKSWSNSKDCKKSYGLSSDQLKICQQHLDLMSTVALASYKGIDACQRQFMDRRWNCSSITSAPKLTKDLKRGTREQAFVYAIASATLMHSIARACSVGITTKCSCGALPNEAPTGEYKWGGCGDDVDYGLRFSEQFTSYHTLKNSKRKKTMMNTHNIAAGNKVVVDSLTTACKCHGVSGSCSIKTCWRSLSDFNKIAETLKDKYGMAIEVKRKRKKGKHTFSPINKKVDSIPIDELVYIQKSPDYCSPDRKMGSIGTQGRSCDPESNGPGGCDIMCCGRGYDSSDVQIVRRCECKYYWCCYVKCKTCSEMVRVHRCR from the exons agcATTGTATAAAAATCGTCAAAAGTCATGGTCTAACTCAAAAGACTGCAAGAAATCGTATGGTCTGTCATCAGACCAATTGAAGATTTGTCAACAACATCTTGACCTCATGAGTACCGTAGCGCTTGCTTCATATAAAGGAATTGATGCTTGTCAGAGACAATTTATGGACAGACGCTGGAATTGTTCCTCAATCACATCTGCGCCTAAACTGACAAAAGATTTAAAACGAG GGACACGAGAGCAAGCCTTCGTTTATGCAATCGCCTCAGCAACATTGATGCATTCAATTGCACGTGCATGCAGCGTTGGTATAACAACAAAATGCTCGTGCGGAGCGTTACCAAATGAGGCCCCAACAGGAGAATATAAATGGGGTGGATGCGGAGATGATGTGGATTATGGACTTAGATTTAGTGAACAATTTACCTCCTATCatactttaaaaaattcaaaaagaaagaaaactatgATGAACACTCATAATATAGCGGCTGGTAACAAG GTTGTTGTAGATAGTTTAACAACTGCGTGTAAATGTCACGGTGTATCTGGGAGCTGTTCTATCAAAACTTGCTGGCGATCTTTGTCAGACTTTAATAAAATTGCCGAAACTCTTAAAGACAAATATGGAATGGCAATTGAAGTGAAACGGAAGCGCAAGAAAGGAAAACATACATTTTCACCAATTAATAAGAAAGTTGATTCAATTCCTATAGACGAATTAGTTTATATTCAAAAGTCACCAGACTACTGTTCGCCGGACAGAAAAATGGGTTCCATCGGGACGCAAGGGAG gTCGTGTGACCCGGAGAGCAACGGGCCTGGGGGTTGTGATATTATGTGTTGTGGGCGGGGTTATGACTCCAGTGACGTGCAAATTGTGAGACGGTGCGAGTGTAAATATTACTGGTGTTGTTATGTTAAGTGTAAAACGTGTTCAGAAATGGTCCGAGTTCACAGATGCCGATAA